The Falco biarmicus isolate bFalBia1 chromosome 1, bFalBia1.pri, whole genome shotgun sequence DNA segment ATACTGTATTTACCTTTATACCTTATGAGACAAAAATCACACAAGTAGTTACTCTGTTTAATATTTCTGTGGTTTGactgaaaaacaagcagaagCAAACTTCCTTGCCTCCAATCTCACTGTCCAGCATGTTGCAAACCATTTAACAATATCACCAAATACTGGCAAAACAGCTCACTTTTAGCCTTTTATTAGTGCTTCTCAAACACAGCTACTATTTAACTTTTTTGGAGAGTTTGTTGAAGAGCAAAGACATCTTTACAGCCATGTGCAGAGAAGTGACTCTGCTTTTGGAAAAGGGGCTTCTGCTTTACGCTTAGTGGTTTTGTTCCCAAGCCTCAGTAGAAGCCTGCCTGTGGGGATGCTGAACATTTGCGCTCATGTAGTAAGATGCTGCCATGGTGTCTCCTCCTTGTCCTCCTGGGGTCCACAGGTAAAATCAACACAAGagttttcatagaatcacagaacgttcagggttggaagggtcctctggagatcacctggTCCATCCCccagctaaagcaggttcacccagagcaggttgcactGAAttgtgtccaggtgggttttgaatgtctccagagaaggagactccacagcctccctgggcagcctgtcccagtgctctgtcaccttcAAGTAGAGACattcttcctcatgttcagatggaactttttgtgctgcattttgtgcccgttgccccttgtcctgttgctgggcaccgctgaaaagagcctggccccgtcctctcgacactcgcccttaaggtATGTGTAGACACCGATGagatccctctcagccttctccaggctgagcaggcccagctccctcagcccttccccataAGGGGGATGCCCCGGTCCCCTCATCGCCCTCGCAGcctccgctgggccctctccagcagttccctgtctctcttactggacccagtactccaggtgtggcctcaccagggcagagcagaggggcaggacaacctccctcaacctgctggccacactcctcctaatgcaccccaggatgccactggccccttggccaccagggcaccctgctggctcacgggcaacttgctgcccaccagaactcccaggtccttctccacagagctgccccccagcaggtcagccccagcctgtactggtgcaggTTTCAGATGGGACCCATCTACCACTAGCGATCTGGGCACCTCGCTTTCGGGAGGAAGGCTGCTCCCACTGAGAGGTGCTTGATCCTGCTACCAGTGTTGAGAAGTCCTGTCTTTGGGACAACCCTTGCTCCTGGCTACCGAGGGAGCATAGACCAATAGCTTCGGTGAAATACCCAACCTTCACCTACCCTATGACTGGTGTCACTAACTGCTCTAGTCCCACAATACTGACTGTTTGAAAGGCATAGAGCCAGGTCTTCTAATACTGGATTTTATTCTATCCTGTGATAAAAGACTGTGGGAGGGTAGAAGGGATATTAAGAGGCACAGTATGTAAGCTAGGTCCCAGGAAAGGGCATGTTTTGTCCAGCATTCAGGATTTGAACTAAGTGACTGGTGAGCTACCCATTTCTTAAATATTATCTTTTCACTTTATTCCTTCTCAGCTCATTACACAGGTAGCTACCGTTACCTTtgtaatacaaaagaaaatgactgTCCCTAATTTAGTGGAATGCATTTGCTTCTCCATGCATAATGCATAAATACTTAGGAATCATGTGAAGAGAAGTTTACTTTTAAggctttatttaatttttagaaaacattttaaaataatcctcTCTCTCTTCAAACATGTATATAAGTCCTTTGTAAAAGAGTGAAACAAGCTGggtcttgggtttttttatcagtGTTACTCTATACTAGCTCTGTCTTGcgaacaaatgaaaaatggaacaaaaccCACTTGTGAGTTATTTTCATCGGTcagattttgatttaaaattgaCATAGCTTTTCACTTAAGGTCACAATATGCTCATACATATTTGGTTCTCATATGTAAAGACAAGTCTGAATACTGTGGCTAAAAAGATAACCATgtacaaatattaaaagaaaatccctgATTCTGTGCATTTTGATAATGGTTAATCTGGAAAGTATGGCCTGATTTTCATGCTCATCTTCTTCATTGAATACCATGACCCTTTCCAGTTCATCCATACAACACCATCATCTGTACCATGTTTTGACATATCCCAGCTGTAGGTCCCTCCCCAATAATATCTGCCGTTGGGGTTGGCTGAGTGGCAGCGGTTGTACCACCATCCACCACCATCTTCTTTAGAACACTGTTTTCTTGGATCTGCAGTTAACCtggtgagggaaaaaaatattgttgagaGTGACAGATTAACTGTAAGCAAACAGATTACCAGAGCGTGTACACCTGCCCCTATACCAAAATTTTCAAACCATAATAAACATTTAAAGTGCTCTCTGaactttctttaaaagattGACCATCATAAGTGTGTGCTACACGGTGCACTTGGAAGGTGAAGCAGCTAAGAAAAACAAGTCAAATTTTGGCTGCATCTCTTTGGGAGTGTAATTTTAGTTTACCAAATGATAACTACAATTACTTCTAGTTCATAACGATAACTGCAATATCAATGCAATTTGAAGACATAAACCAATGAGAAATGTATGTCTTCCCAACCTAAAAAATTCCTTTGCTCATTAATATGTAATCAGGTATTAAGATAAAGACATAGCACATAGTTTAGAGATACAGTGCTAAAGTATGTACTTTACATCTGAGCACCTGTCTTCTGAGTAGGCagaactttgctttttaaatagcaCATGCTACCCGTCTCTTTCCTCTGGATTCATTAGGTGTTACTGATGTGAGTACCAATATTCCGACTTAAGCAAGACAGTGTCCTCAGCTCTGCCACCATCAGTCTCTGAGAATGAATATATTGCACCCAGATTTACTGATTTGTCTGTGGTAACATCATTCATGGAATTAATAGAATCCAGTATGCTTGCTTCTTGGTCGTAGAGCAGCACTAACCTGATATATAGCTTCACCCACCCTTGGCTACACTAAGAGAACTGCCTGGACAACTGCCTGGACATTTGACTGGTAACTTGCAGGGATAAAACATAGTTTAAGATACTACGAAGTGCTGTGAAAACTAACAGCAAATTAGAGAACTATTCTATATTCAGCTCTATTTTAagctctatttttattttaaacatctaATGCAAGTACATACCATCCATCATTGTCTCTGTCATAAGTACTGAAGAACATGCCATTGTGAATTGTCATTGTCCTGTTTTCTCCATGCACCTGAGAAGCTCCTTCCATTAGTGCATTGCCTGCAGTGCCTTTGTAGTTACTAACTGAAAGCTGATACTTGTTTCCTTCATTCTGTATGGTGAAACCTCCGTAATGAGCTGACACTTTATCACCATTCCAGTCCTCCATTTCAATTAAAACTTCAGTGGGACCTATTTTGGTAAGCTGGCTGATCTTGTCATTTCCAAGCCAATATTCACCTGAGAAGCAACAAGTGAGAGTCCTGTGAAACAGATGTCACAATATACTACAAGGAAAAATTATGATTTGCCTATGGGTCTGCCAAAGTGGAtgagttaatttaaaaaaatcaaaatgcttcaagaaataccagaaaacagtttcatgCTCAGTGTTTTACCTGGTGTATCACAGTAGTTCTTCCCTCCACTCTTCGCAACATTTCCAAATCCTTTTTTATATTCATCCCATACTCTTCCAAAATTAACACTGCCGTCCTGGCGGTTCTGAATCAAAGTCCAGCCTGCAGAAGTGGCAGGTTTTAGATTAAATTGCCATTGAGCAGGGAGCATGAGACATTAAGATacttttatcttccttttatCAGCTCTTTTATCTTCATCACAAGATAAGTAGAGCATATGGCTTCCTGGCAGCAGGTATTAGTTTTCACTGCTTATGAGCTCAGCCTTGCCATTTTTGCTTGCACTTAAGTAGCACCTTGCTTCATAAAGAAAGGTGGAAAAAGCAGAACTTAATGGACTGCCCCAGTTTTCTGTCTAGTGCATAGTAGCAGGGTAAGAAATCGGCCAGGCCGTCCTTGTCTGCCCACCCACACATGGTCCATTCTAGTCATAGtaagatacatttttatttaccaACCCTATCCCAGcaatttatttccagtttctttaTAAAAGTATCCTACTGCACATCTGAAGATGACCAAGACTTTTCTGAATGAGTCAGACTTAATTCtcaaataattacaaaatttaTAACAACTCCCTATTAGTTTgtataaaatgcaaattactaaTATGATTTTTTGTAGCATCcctattaattattttaacaacATAGTTATTTTGCACTAACCTCCTTTATCTGTTTGCATGTCACAGTACACTCTGTATGGTTTGACAAAAGGACCTGGCTGGATGATGTACATTTCGGATACTTCACCTCCCTTTCTGAAAATATCCTCACATTCTGCAAGAATAAACCAGAGACACTGTTACTGAAAGAGCTGTGAACTTCAACAATCTTCTTATCCTTTGGTTTGCTGATTATAAGGGATcaattttaaatacacatatCATTCTactttcattttgatttctgtGATAGATCATGTGAAAGAATCAGGGAAGAAAGAAC contains these protein-coding regions:
- the FGB gene encoding fibrinogen beta chain, producing MKLLLLFLLCVSSVKSQQGSADYDDEDDTPQLGVRGHRPLDKRREAAPTLRPVAPPISGTGYQPRPQKRVKPGDKKEHIIYPDAGGCKHPLDELGVLCPTGCELQTTLVKQEKNVKSVVRDLKDKVSKLSDTSTTFYEYVTALDDKLVKTQKQRKDNDDILSQYNTEVELHYSYIKDNLDNNIPSSLRVLRAVVDSLHKKIQKLENAIATQVDYCRSPCVVSCNIPVVSGKECEDIFRKGGEVSEMYIIQPGPFVKPYRVYCDMQTDKGGWTLIQNRQDGSVNFGRVWDEYKKGFGNVAKSGGKNYCDTPGEYWLGNDKISQLTKIGPTEVLIEMEDWNGDKVSAHYGGFTIQNEGNKYQLSVSNYKGTAGNALMEGASQVHGENRTMTIHNGMFFSTYDRDNDGWLTADPRKQCSKEDGGGWWYNRCHSANPNGRYYWGGTYSWDMSKHGTDDGVVWMNWKGSWYSMKKMSMKIRPYFPD